The genome window GTCGATATTACAACGAATCGAAAAGTAGAATCCAAATTTGAAAATGCGAAAAATTATCTTTGGGAAGTCGACTGTGATTTAGATACTTTTGTTTTGCATCAGAATGAAATTGAATCTGAGGATTCCGATCGTGAACTGTCAAAAAGAATCGAATCGCAATGGGTATTGGTGCAAGATAAAGAGCAATTATTCAATTGGTTGGATAATGCAGAATCAGAACTAGATCTTCAGTACAAAAACGGTAAATTCCCGTTTCAAGGTTTGCTGCCAATAATAGCACAAGATGAAAATGGTCGCATACTTATGCAAGCATGGGGAAACAGAGCGGCTATAACAGAAACTGTTGATTCTAATCATGGAACTTACTTCTCGCGCTCGAGAAATAAATTATGGATCAAAGGAGAAGAAAGTGGGCACTTACAAAGCATTCAGTCGATAGAATTGCAATCTTCCTTCCCTTTTGCGATTGTATACCATGTAAAGCAAACGGGAGCCGCTTGCCATACCGGTGAGTATTCTTGTTTTTTTCGGAAGGTTACTTCCTGGAATGCTATCGATCTAAAACCCGTTTAATCTAGATTAGGTCTTCGTTTTTCCTTTAAAGCACTCATTGCCTCTAATAGGTTTTCGATAACTCCTGGAATCGCAAATGAATCCATAGTCTCTTTCTCATACACTGCAAGTTTGGAAAGAAGTTCGCGATTTAGAACTTTTTTGGTTGATTGATAAGCTGAAGTAGGAAGCTTAATTAAGTATTCCAGTTTTTTTAAAGTCATCTTTCTAAGTTCAGCTCTG of Leptospira sp. GIMC2001 contains these proteins:
- a CDS encoding phosphoribosyl-AMP cyclohydrolase, which gives rise to MSEYSNDYRYDANRIVTLLRQTLTKKKIWSVDITTNRKVESKFENAKNYLWEVDCDLDTFVLHQNEIESEDSDRELSKRIESQWVLVQDKEQLFNWLDNAESELDLQYKNGKFPFQGLLPIIAQDENGRILMQAWGNRAAITETVDSNHGTYFSRSRNKLWIKGEESGHLQSIQSIELQSSFPFAIVYHVKQTGAACHTGEYSCFFRKVTSWNAIDLKPV